From the genome of Carassius auratus strain Wakin chromosome 26, ASM336829v1, whole genome shotgun sequence, one region includes:
- the LOC113044363 gene encoding ras-related protein Rab-9A-like, producing MTTKSSLLKVILLGDGGVGKSSLMNRYVSNKFDSHLFHTIGVEFLNKELEVDGHMVTLQIWDTAGQERFRSLRTPFYRGSDCCLLTFSVDDNQSFLNLNNWKKEFAYYADVRDPEKFSFVVLGNKVDVTERQVSMEEAQRWCQENGGYPYFETSAKDATNVSAAFEEAVRRVLSSEDRTQHLLPTDTVDLHRKPRTNGSCC from the coding sequence ATGACCACCAAGTCGTCTTTGTTAAAGGTGATTCTGCTGGGGGATGGTGGAGTGGGAAAGTCCTCCCTCATGAACCGGTATGTCTCCAACAAGTTTGATTCACATCTGTTCCACACAATCGGTGTAGAGTTCTTAAACAAAGAGCTGGAGGTGGATGGTCACATGGTCACTCTACAGATCTGGGACACAGCAGGCCAGGAGAGGTTCAGAAGTCTCCGAACACCCTTTTACAGAGGCTCCGACTGCTGTCTGCTTACGTTTAGTGTGGATGATAATCAAAGTTTCTTAAACCTCAACAACTGGAAGAAAGAGTTTGCATACTATGCAGATGTGAGGGACCCAGAGAAATTTTCATTTGTTGTTCTAGGGAACAAAGTAGATGTGACGGAGCGTCAGGTGTCAATGGAAGAAGCTCAAAGGTGGTGTCAAGAGAATGGTGGATATCCATACTTTGAAACAAGCGCAAAGGATGCCACTAATGTCTCAGCTGCATTTGAGGAAGCAGTTAGACGTGTGCTGTCATCTGAAGATCGCACCCAACACCTTCTGCCCACAGACACTGTTGACCTGCACAGAAAGCCACGGACGAACGGCTCATGCTGTTGA
- the tceanc gene encoding transcription elongation factor A N-terminal and central domain-containing protein, which translates to MNTKDIICYATQIEKLQSDGGYEDIITLLTDLNNACVTVEQLQTTDIVKVLYKLLKFCPVVSARTMAKGLLSKWKTLYKLSSLLKSNNKNMCEDKELDTLDADVSHLNEKGNKNQAFTCNTEQHDITKDVNQDNCDACLNKLSPEKPCPVKDAAESVQIHCEEESFTLGAATHSQSDTEKDYQTSVPPNTSRASASSDSMALRSKCVHLILQALSLNQQIHSDVMDKHKVLAEDIETHVHALHGRNQIKYKSCIRSKVANLKNPKNPHLRQGLISGHLTPDAFARMSVEEMAGEELRQLREGYTSVGISEHQLPEAVEGTPTNKVRCRRCKNLDCRVTQISRGTLFLPSWVRSGGADDDSMTFMTCANCGEQWYHSSWVCL; encoded by the coding sequence ATGAATACTAAAGATATAATTTGTTATGCTACACAAATAGAGAAGCTGCAAAGTGATGGCGGCTATGAAGATATTATAACACTATTGACAGACCTGAACAACGCATGTGTCACAGTAGAGCAGTTGCAGACTACCGACATTGTTAAGGTCCTTTATAAACTACTTAAGTTCTGTCCAGTTGTAAGTGCTAGAACAATGGCAAAGGGCTTGCTTTCAAAATGGAAGACGTTGTACAAGTTGTCATCTTTGCTGAAAAGTAATAACAAAAACATGTGCGAGGATAAGGAACTAGACACACTTGATGCTGATGTGTCCCACTTAAATGAAAAGGGCAATAAGAATCAAGCATTTACATGCAACACAGAACAACATGATATAACGAAGGATGTAAACCAGGACAACTGCGATGCATGCTTAAATAAGCTGTCTCCTGAAAAGCCTTGTCCAGTAAAAGATGCTGCAGAATCTGTTCAGATACATTGTGAGGAAGAGAGCTTCACTCTTGGTGCAGCAACACATAGTCAATCTGATACAGAGAAAGATTATCAAACCTCAGTTCCTCCTAACACCAGTCGGGCCAGTGCTTCTTCTGACTCCATGGCATTGAGATCCAAATGTGTCCATCTGATTCTCCAGGCTCTTAGTTTAAATCAGCAAATACACTCAGATGTTATGGACAAACACAAAGTCCTTGCTGAGGATATTGAAACACACGTTCATGCTCTTCACGGACGAAACCAGATTAAGTACAAGTCCTGTATCAGGAGCAAGGTGGCCAACCTAAAAAACCCAAAGAACCCTCACCTGCGCCAGGGCCTTATATCAGGACACCTGACTCCAGATGCATTCGCCCGGATGTCAGTGGAGGAAATGGCAGGGGAGGAACTTCGACAGCTCAGGGAAGGTTACACATCTGTGGGCATCAGTGAGCATCAGTTACCAGAGGCAGTGGAAGGGACACCCACCAATAAAGTTCGCTGCAGGCGCTGTAAGAATTTGGACTGCAGGGTGACACAGATCTCACGAGGGACGCTCTTCTTGCCATCCTGGGTACGGAGTGGCGGTGCAGATGATGATTCAATGACTTTCATGACTTGTGCTAATTGTGGAGAGCAGTGGTACCACAGCAGCTGGGTTTGCCTTTGA